The following proteins are encoded in a genomic region of Coregonus clupeaformis isolate EN_2021a chromosome 14, ASM2061545v1, whole genome shotgun sequence:
- the LOC121580603 gene encoding transferrin receptor protein 1, translating into MDQAMSTISKIFNGEPRSYTRFNLTQNMEGENSQVEMKLSSDMDDEVGGNCVGEERNHAQDRYVVRKPAGRTPKNLCFMVVTVLLILIIGYLIGYLAHRKKELAPSCSRITSEDSVSEGSFKTETTPLMDWNDVKSLLGQKLSASSFETAFSEFASGSHQAGSAGDELLANKVLKRFKDYDMYTWTDEHYVKLVDPPASGSNRVTFKGSDLGTLRGYLAYSKTGTAQGAILHSNYGQMDDLRKLQDKDIALDGRVLLVKTGKISFAEKVANAAKLNASAVLIYPADDRIGGSTQLFGHVHLGSGDPYTPGFPSFNHTQFPPIQSSGLPSIQAQTITADMATTIMRGMEGKNAPTGWVGVGKVGDDDDVVTVEVNNVLAEKMINNVFGVIKGFVDPDRYVVMGAQRDAWGPGFASSTVGTCVLVELARAISDMVKNDGFKPRRSIVFASWSAGEYGSVGATEWLEGYLSSLNMKAFSYINLDGVVTGFPTFKASASPLMYTLIQRTLKEVNTLSDSSTLYASVPGANWEEAVLEPLRLNDPAYPFVTFSGIPSVSFRFSKAGEEYPYFGTLQDTREKLYGATSNQAAKLAVSAGEFAGKMALRLVHDHLLRLDVEQYIRQIRTHVYTINRKVKNVRSMQPQLLPKSLTVQWLMSASGSYSRAASSLTTDIDNSDLEDVEMCRIINDRIMSVERDFLSPYVSPRETPFRHILVGSGSHTLKALSDHLDALQIDHSDANADLFRNQFALATWTIQGCANSLAGDIWSLDNEI; encoded by the exons ATGGACCAGGCAATGTCGACAATATCCAAAATT TTCAACGGGGAGCCGCGCTCGTACACACGCTTCAACCTGACCCAGAACATGGAAGGCGAGAACAGCCAGGTGGAGATGAAGCTGTCGTCCGACATGGACGACGAGGTGGGCGGCAACTGCGTGGGGGAGGAACGCAACCATGCCCAGGACCGCTACGTGGTACGCAAGCCCGCCGGGCGCACGCCCAAGAACCTCTGCTTCATGGTGGTCACCGTACTCCTCATCTTAATCATCG gctatCTGATTGGCTACCTGGCCCACCGGAAAAAAGAGTTGGCTCCCAGCTGCTCTAGGATAACCTCTGAAGACTCCGTTAGTGAAGGTTCCTTTAAGACGGAGACGACCCCTCTCATGGACTGGAATGACGTGAAGAGCTTGCTGGGTCAGAAGCTGAGTGCCTCCAGCTTCGAGACCGCATTCAG TGAGTTTGCTAGTGGAAGCCACCAGGCAGGCTCGGCTGGAGACGAGCTGCTGGCCAACAAGGTGCTGAAAAGGTTCAAAGACTACGACATGTACACGTGGACTGACGAGCACTATGTCAAGCTTGTGGATCCCCCTGCCTCTGGCTCCAACAGGGTGACCTTCAAAGGGTCTGACCTTGGAACACTGAGGGGATATCTGGCCTACAGCAAAACTGGAACAGCACAG GGCGCGATCCTTCACAGCAACTACGGCCAAATGGACGACCTGAGGAAACTGCAGGATAAGGACATTGCCTTGGACGGGAGGGTCCTTCTGGTCAAAACTGGAAAAATAAGCTTTGCTGAGAAG GTGGCCAACGCAGCCAAGCTGAATGCCTCTGCTGTGCTCATCTACCCTGCTGACGACAGGATCGGAGGGTCCACTCAGCTCTTTGGCCAT GTCCATCTTGGCTCAGGCGACCCTTACACCCCCGGGTTCCCCTCCTTCAACCATACCCAGTTTCCCCCCATCCAGTCCTCAGGCCTCCCCAGCAtccaggcccagaccatcaccgCCGACATGGCCACCACTATCATGAG GGGGATGGAGGGGAAAAACGCCCCTACAGGTTGGGTAGGGGTAGGAAAAGTGGGAGATGATGACGATGTGGTCACGGTGGAGGTCAACAACGTCCTGGCCGAGAAGATGATCAACAACGTGTTTGGAGTCATCAAAGGCTTTGTGGACCCAG ATCGTTATGTGGTTATGGGTGCCCAGAGGGATGCTTGGGGCCCAGGCTTCGCCAGCTCCACCGTAGGCACCTGTGTGTTGGTGGAGTTGGCCCGCGCCATCTCAGACATGGTGAAAAATG ATGGCTTCAAGCCCAGGAGGAGCATCGTGTTTGCCAGCTGGAGTGCTGGAGAGTATGGGAGTGTTGGCGCCACAGAGTGGTTGGAG GGTTATTTGTCTTCTCTGAACATGAAAGCCTTCTCTTACATCAACCTGGATGGAGTTGTAACAG GTTTCCCAACATTCAAAGCCTCGGCCAGCCCTTTGATGTACACACTCATCCAGCGCACGCTAAAGGAG GTGAACACTCTCAGTGACTCCAGTACACTCTACGCTTCAGTCCCCGGGGCCAACTGGGAGGAAGCCGT cCTGGAGCCTCTGAGGCTAAATGATCCCGCCTATCCCTTTGTCACCTTCTCCGGCATCCCATCCGTCTCATTCCGCTTCTCCAAAGCG GGTGAGGAATACCCATACTTTGGGACACTGCAGGATACACGCGAGAAGCTGTATGGCGCCACATCCAACCAAGCGGCCAAGCTGGCGGTGTCTGCAGGGGAGTTCGCCGGGAAAATGGCCCTGCGGCTGGTCCACGACCACCTGCTGCGCCTGGACGTGGAGCAGTACATCCGCCAGATCCGCACCCACGTGTACACCATTAACCGCAAGGTCAAAAACGTGCGGAGT ATGCAGCCCCAGCTGTTGCCTAAGTCGCTGACTGTCCAGTGGCTGATGTCTGCGTCGGGCTCCTACAGCCGAGCCGCCAGCAGCCTGACCACTGACATCGACAACAGCGACCTGGAGGACGTGGAGATGTGCCGCATCATCAACGACCGCATCATGAGT GTGGAGAGGGACTTCCTGTCCCCATACGTGTCTCCCAGAGAGACCCCATTCCGCCACATCCTGGTAGGCTCGGGCTCCCACACCCTGAAGGCTCTGTCGGACCACCTGGACGCCCTGCAGATCGACCACTCCGACGCCAACGCTGATCTGTTCCGGAATCAGTTTGCTTTGGCAACCTGGACCATCCAGGGCTGCGCCAACTCACTGGCAGGGGACATCTGGTCCTTAGATAACGAGATCTAA